A stretch of the Candidatus Thermoplasmatota archaeon genome encodes the following:
- a CDS encoding NAD(P)H-dependent oxidoreductase encodes MTKVLVVYDSRTGNTERMAMAVADGARQVKGTEVVVLSVDKAKMQDLVISDAIILGSPTYYGNMSGKMKSFIDQTYRIHGRLRGKVGGAFTSSGDTACGAETTVLSMLEAMLIHGMIIQGRYDNKHYGPTAVEAPNTKEIGSCKELGKRMANLAAALGT; translated from the coding sequence ATGACCAAAGTGTTGGTTGTGTACGACTCAAGAACTGGCAATACCGAAAGAATGGCCATGGCGGTCGCCGATGGCGCTAGGCAGGTCAAGGGGACCGAAGTCGTTGTTCTCAGCGTCGACAAGGCGAAGATGCAGGACCTGGTCATTTCCGATGCGATCATTCTGGGTTCCCCGACGTACTACGGGAACATGTCTGGGAAGATGAAGTCATTCATCGACCAGACATACAGAATCCATGGAAGACTCAGAGGAAAGGTCGGCGGAGCTTTCACGAGCTCTGGAGATACGGCCTGCGGGGCCGAGACAACGGTGCTCTCGATGCTAGAGGCGATGCTGATCCACGGAATGATCATACAGGGAAGGTACGACAACAAGCACTACGGTCCGACTGCAGTAGAAGCGCCGAACACGAAGGAGATAGGATCCTGCAAGGAGCTGGGGAAGAGGATGGCAAATCTGGCAGCTGCTCTCGGGACATAG
- a CDS encoding agmatine deiminase family protein, with protein MPAEWGPHAGCIISWPCRELTWRGHFEDAKRAYSAVIKTIDRFDPVTVIVDPKTVQEARRKLGPEASLFEAALDDSWARDNGPIFVRREDNKLALVNFRFNGWGNKGPWAKDDRLPVLLAERLRIRSYDAPMVLEGGAISVDGEGTLLTTEQCLLNANRNPSMSREGIEQVLASYLGIRKVVWLARGVEDDMTDGHVDGVAGFAMPHVVLAAHTSDGSDPNYRNLEENLSRLESATDAKGRRLEVVRMVQPRPMLVGSVSITPSYVNLYFANGAVVFPTYGIREDNLAREILVSLFPEREIVGVRCEDVSIGGGDVHCITQQLPAGEPLYP; from the coding sequence ATGCCGGCGGAATGGGGCCCGCACGCTGGATGCATCATCTCTTGGCCATGTAGAGAACTAACCTGGCGAGGGCACTTCGAGGACGCGAAGAGGGCTTACTCCGCTGTCATCAAGACAATTGACCGTTTCGATCCCGTGACGGTTATCGTCGATCCCAAGACCGTTCAGGAGGCCAGAAGAAAACTCGGTCCAGAAGCGAGCCTCTTCGAGGCGGCGCTTGATGATTCGTGGGCAAGAGATAACGGTCCGATCTTCGTCCGGAGGGAAGACAACAAGCTTGCGCTCGTCAATTTCAGGTTCAACGGTTGGGGCAATAAGGGACCGTGGGCGAAGGATGACAGACTGCCAGTCCTCCTGGCTGAGCGATTGAGGATCAGGAGTTACGATGCGCCTATGGTCCTTGAGGGAGGTGCGATAAGCGTTGACGGCGAAGGTACACTGCTGACGACCGAGCAGTGCCTGCTCAATGCCAACCGCAACCCGAGCATGTCACGGGAAGGGATCGAGCAGGTCCTCGCCAGCTATCTGGGCATACGAAAGGTAGTCTGGCTCGCCAGAGGAGTCGAGGACGACATGACTGATGGACACGTTGACGGTGTCGCCGGTTTCGCAATGCCCCATGTCGTGCTGGCTGCGCACACAAGTGACGGCTCTGATCCGAACTATCGGAACTTGGAGGAGAACTTGTCTCGGTTGGAATCAGCCACTGATGCCAAAGGACGACGACTGGAGGTGGTGAGAATGGTCCAGCCAAGGCCGATGCTGGTTGGAAGTGTCTCCATAACGCCGAGCTATGTTAACCTCTATTTCGCCAATGGCGCTGTGGTCTTCCCTACCTACGGAATTCGAGAAGACAATCTCGCTCGTGAGATCCTCGTCTCTCTGTTTCCGGAGCGCGAGATCGTCGGTGTCAGGTGCGAGGACGTCAGTATTGGAGGAGGGGATGTCCACTGCATCACCCAGCAGCTGCCTGCTGGCGAGCCTCTTTACCCCTGA